One window from the genome of Saccharomyces mikatae IFO 1815 strain IFO1815 genome assembly, chromosome: 4 encodes:
- the MFB1 gene encoding Mfb1p (similar to Saccharomyces cerevisiae MFB1 (YDR219C); ancestral locus Anc_8.430), whose protein sequence is MSSFSCNVQSALEEKSLTNLPLNLLFRILSHLDMNDLQSIGKTCTLLRMLANENIVYRNAVIGSNGNMWWTKNVLVDVFDVLNFNRKAIRTLNNHKISLVASLRNVQQKYKLGIVDPTRKTINYRTNEIESEEVENVKDLSIDLGKRTELSREQIAHMTILQGMNQFIELNDKAFLTHSADSDDTYIDENNDDIHSFHELEKNTTFEEDLVKKASFTPSPTFSNYSRSSTNSVFSNSSPKLLDDDWNNITTDFTKSRDPDYKETTPTSTESSDSITRLRRSSKVKDKAELFEKLIFRDSRPLKTKKKDNPRMKLSSSLSVNDEDFKKIISPPFEVLPKVNRRSVSRGYLEEIEKHTPDYTNETVKSLAVKRVNSRKVADYEQLIKKENSPNSKGVIERNDENRFQRSHSSPVLKLSRPHQRSKLKAVVTNGNKICYRKIDLDNPINSNANDNVIKQLNTNTNSNI, encoded by the coding sequence AtgtcatcattttcttgcaaTGTGCAGTCAGCGTTAGAAGAGAAGTCTTTGACAAACTTACCATTAAATCTATTATTTCGAATATTATCTCACCTAGATATGAATGATTTACAAAGCATAGGGAAAACTTGCACCCTGTTAAGAATGCTGGCTAATGAAAACATTGTTTATAGAAATGCTGTTATTGGCTCAAACGGAAACATGTGGTGGACGAAAAATGTCCTTGTCGATGTTTTTGACGTTTTAAATTTTAACAGAAAGGCTATACGAACCTTGAATAACCACAAAATTTCGTTGGTCGCATCATTAAGAAATGTTCAGCAAAAATATAAACTGGGCATTGTGGATCCAACTaggaaaacaataaattaTAGGACAAATGAAATTGAGAGTGAAGAAGTCGAAAATGTGAAAGATTTAAGTATAGATTTGGGCAAGCGAACGGAGTTATCAAGGGAACAGATTGCCCATATGACAATATTACAAGGAATGAATCAGTTTATAGAACTGAATGATAAAGCATTTCTGACGCATTCGGCAGATTCCGATGACACATACatagatgaaaataatgatgacatacattcttttcatgagttggaaaaaaatacaacatTTGAGGAAGATTTAGTTAAGAAGGCATCCTTCACCCCATCACCAACATTTTCTAATTATTCCAGAAGCTCAACAAACTCagtattttcaaattcctCTCCCAAACTACTGGATGATGACTGGAATAACATTACAACTGATTTCACTAAGTCGCGAGATCCTGATTACAAAGAGACAACACCTACATCTACCGAATCATCTGATTCAATCACAAGGTTGAGAAGGTCTAGTAAAGTCAAGGATAAAGctgaactttttgaaaaattaatttTTAGAGATAGTAGGCCattaaaaacaaagaaaaaagataatCCAAGAATGAAGTTGTCCAGTTCGTTAAGTGTTAATGACgaagatttcaaaaaaatcataagTCCCCCCTTTGAAGTACTTCCGAAAGTTAACAGAAGGAGCGTTTCAAGAGGTTATTTGgaggaaattgaaaaacatACTCCCGATTATACTAATGAAACAGTTAAATCCTTAGCAGTAAAAAGAGTGAACAGTAGAAAGGTAGCAGATTATGAACagttgataaaaaaagagaatagTCCTAACAGTAAAGGAGTAATAGAGagaaatgatgaaaatagaTTTCAGAGAAGTCATTCTTCCCCAGTATTAAAATTATCCAGACCTCATCAAAGAAGTAAATTAAAGGCCGTTGTGACAAACGGTAACAAAATATGCTATCGTAAAATCGACCTGGACAACCCAATTAACTCGAATGCgaatgataatgtaattaAACAGCTTAACACTAACACTAATTCTAATATATAA
- the GTB1 gene encoding Gtb1p (similar to Saccharomyces cerevisiae GTB1 (YDR221W); ancestral locus Anc_8.431) produces the protein MVSASLLFLLIIGQSPLVVSLQQTRGYKPGHIVGVSREKQHLYDSNESDLTKWHCLDHEDIVLDLSQINDGICDCPDGSDEPGTAACEEDIFQSVAKQSSKVNKYFYCANENFIPRYIRKSEVTDGICDCCDCSDELLSDYKLIDVGSNCSQLKKEFDDMVSTELLRYREGKKVLNGLEKKYGIQEDTIVRDGSIEEDKQRVSNEITLLSNRLEKDRVKLDEARRIYFDQLENQDPILYRFEQLNRLSLASEIVNSFVTVSMVSKCYGSILGILNRLSEAYTPSLNDKVVNDNIKKFKKTKRRAEKAKIIADSTIDDEQSENLFSYFTEEIPQLFLKRESEQSLRYVLGKSNFVQALIEGKINYTNDILEYIKEYSAIMDDISKNYNVNFQDAGVKSAVDSYNNYLDEYGESIESGPIHPSENLLKLLNEVTTFVNENVPKILPPDITEPKQGTNNDHMAPFGGLRTKLSGILSKLNLFSFREDLVSLEKQFRFYEMEVKNLDLELQLKKARKEILDDSRNEGNNATAGKLTELLELMGSQSYSLEDLLDNYSYTIRFQHPMIEGTIYQSENKIAGKKVLIGRFKTLGFNAELNMNKYMEHLKLTYSEESDLTSHLAGRQGDDDKSQHYIFGNLNELNNGLVLEYENGEQCWNGPRRSATVFVRCSNTFKIRSVHEVTKCNYIFDVTGPLGCNKTFEYEPPKFNLGE, from the coding sequence ATGGTGAGCGCCTCTTTGTTATTTCTATTGATAATTGGGCAATCACCGCTTGTCGTTTCTTTGCAGCAAACCCGAGGTTACAAACCTGGGCATATAGTAGGTGTTTCAAGGGAGAAACAGCATCTGTATGACTCAAATGAGTCGGATTTAACTAAATGGCACTGTTTAGACCATGAAGATATTGTATTGGATTTAAGCCAGATCAACGATGGGATTTGTGACTGTCCCGATGGTTCAGATGAGCCCGGCACCGCTGCTTGCGAAGAAgatatatttcaaagtgTTGCAAAGCAAAGTAGTAAGGTAAACAAGTATTTCTACTGTGCTAACGAGAACTTTATTCCAAGATATATACGAAAATCAGAGGTTACGGATGGTATTTGTGATTGTTGTGACTGTTCCGACGAACTACTGTCTGATTATAAACTCATCGATGTCGGATCCAACTGTTCTCagctaaaaaaagaattcgaTGATATGGTTTCTACAGAATTATTAAGATACCGAGAAGGTAAAAAGGTATTAAATGGgctagaaaagaaatatggTATACAGGAAGATACCATTGTCCGTGATGGTTCCATAGAGGAGGATAAACAAAGAGTTTCTAATGAGATAACATTACTCTCCAACAGGCTTGAAAAAGATCGTGTTAAGTTAGACGAAGCGAGAAGGATTTATTTTGATCAACTAGAAAATCAGGACCCTATTTTGTATCGTTTTGAGCAATTAAATAGACTATCTTTGGCGTCTGAAATTGTAAATTCATTCGTTACCGTTTCCATGGTAAGTAAATGTTATGGAAGTATACTCGGAATTTTGAATAGGTTATCCGAGGCTTACACACCTTCTCTAAATGATAAAGTTGTCAACGATAATatcaagaaattcaaaaaaactaaaagaCGAGCTGAGAAGGCAAAAATTATTGCAGATAGTACAATCGATGATGAGCAATCGGAAAATctcttttcatattttaCAGAAGAAATACCTcaacttttcttgaaaaggGAATCCGAACAGTCGTTAAGATACGTATTAGGCAAATCCAATTTTGTTCAAGCGCTGATTGAAGGTAAAATCAATTATACCAATGATATCCTGGAGTACATTAAAGAGTATAGCGCAATTATGGATGATATTTCTAAGAATTACAATGTTAATTTTCAAGATGCAGGTGTCAAAAGTGCTGTCGATTCGTATAACAATTATTTAGATGAATACGGGGAATCTATTGAATCAGGGCCAATACACCCTTCAGAGAACCTTTTGAAACTATTGAATGAGGTAACGACCTTTGTTAACGAGAATGTACCAAAGATATTGCCACCAGATATCACTGAACCAAAACAAGGTACAAACAATGACCATATGGCTCCTTTTGGAGGTCTACGCACTAAACTCTCAGGAATTCTATCAAAGTTAAACCTATTTTCATTTAGAGAGGACTTGGTCTCATTAGAAAAGCAATTTCGTTTCTACGAGATGGAAGTCAAAAACCTGGATCTTGAATtacaattgaagaaggccagaaaagaaatattagATGACTCTCGGAATGAAGGCAATAACGCTACTGCTGGAAAATTGACTGAACTTTTAGAACTAATGGGATCTCAATCGTACTCTCTAGAAGATCTACTGGATAATTATTCATACACTATACGCTTCCAACATCCAATGATTGAAGGTACAATATACCAGTCTGAAAATAAGATCGCGGGAAAAAAAGTCTTGATCGGCCGTTTCAAAACATTAGGTTTTAACGCAGAATTGAACATGAACAAGTACATGGAGCATTTGAAACTCACATATAGTGAGGAAAGTGATTTGACCTCACATTTAGCAGGCAGACAAGGCGATGATGATAAGTCACAACACTACATATTCGGTAACTTAAACGAACTGAATAATGGTTTGGTATTAGAATACGAAAACGGAGAACAGTGCTGGAATGGACCACGTAGATCGGCTACGGTATTTGTTCGCTGTAGTAATACCTTCAAAATTCGGAGTGTACATGAAGTGACTAAGTGTAACTACATCTTTGATGTCACTGGACCTTTAGGCTGCAACAAGACCTTCGAATACGAGCCCCCTAAATTCAACTTAGGAGAATGA
- the SMKI04G4320 gene encoding uncharacterized protein (similar to Saccharomyces cerevisiae YDR222W and YLR225C; ancestral locus Anc_8.432) — protein sequence MLVSSSDKIKFAPVEEVDYKTPVSKSKKYTLINDIQPLEWYCHNDSKTGYQHTINNKTDGTNSGRGLFRVMKKSMETRVETQTLYFTDLQSGLCGFVQLLYSTVMGGIYKGFQLNFKVFGSESNNTDFDVWESFKLDDVAEFQPLKLVSKNVIFEFLDTKDERSGSIGQLSIKCDLPTCNNTIRNLKIDLLVDLFQGFKMNPNGCNYYFDKQISTTDESVSSDKMIRHVFVPRGKCNGHISYDKKLNNGGFQNKAISLSGVPVVYLDAVQGLLPNKAASKWNFLCFQSENYSVLAIEFTTPQEHDNVTVTVWSITEKNKLISIGSSVHSPKRHVRFRATSTDKENGWLYPTSIKFPGGFSEHDLRLVNRYDVLGELPSMVRSLAQKIVSIKPFIYQYCQPSKYKHEKGISIIESTFIS from the coding sequence ATGCTTGTATCAAGCAGCGATAAGATAAAGTTCGCCCCTGTTGAAGAGGTCGATTATAAAACACCGGTAAGCAAAAGCAAGAAATATACTCTCATTAACGACATCCAACCACTGGAGTGGTATTGTCACAATGATAGTAAAACGGGTTATCAACACACCATAAATAATAAGACAGATGGTACTAATAGTGGAAGGGGTTTATTCAGAGTAATGAAGAAATCGATGGAAACTAGGGTCGAGACCCAAACTTTATATTTCACTGATTTGCAATCTGGATTATGCGGGTTCGTGCAATTACTGTATTCTACAGTTATGGGCGGTATCTATAAAGGGTTCCAGTTGAATTTCAAGGTTTTCGGCTCAGAAAGTAATAATACCGATTTCGACGTTTGGGAAAGCTTTAAATTAGATGATGTAGCTGAATTTCAACCACTGAAACTCGTTTCTAAAAACgttatttttgaatttttggaCACCAAAGATGAAAGATCGGGTTCCATTGGCCAGCTCTCTATCAAATGCGATCTGCCAACCTGTAATAATACGATTCGGAATTTAAAAATTGATCTGTTGGTCGATTTATTTCAAGGTTTTAAGATGAATCCTAATGGTTGTAACTACTATTTTGATAAACAAATCTCGACTACTGATGAATCAGTTTCCTCAGACAAAATGATCAGACATGTGTTCGTTCCCAGAGGTAAGTGTAATGGCCATATTTCATACGATAAGAAGCTCAATAATGGGGGCTTCCAAAATAAGGCTATTTCCTTATCCGGTGTTCCCGTGGTTTATCTAGACGCCGTTCAAGGTCTTTTGCCAAACAAAGCCGCTAGTAAATGGAATTTCTTATGTTTTCAAAGCGAAAACTATTCTGTACTAGCAATAGAATTCACTACTCCTCAAGAACACGATAACGTCACAGTAACGGTTTGGTCAATTactgaaaagaacaaactGATATCCATTGGTTCCTCTGTTCATAGCCCAAAACGTCATGTTAGGTTCCGTGCTACTAGTACAGATAAGGAAAATGGCTGGTTATATCCAACTTCTATTAAGTTCCCCGGCGGATTTTCAGAACATGACTTGAGGTTGGTCAATAGATACGATGTTCTCGGTGAGCTGCCAAGTATGGTTAGGTCATTAGCCCAAAAAATCGTTAGCATTAAACCCTTCATCTATCAATACTGTCAGCCTTCTAAGTACAAGCATGAAAAAGGTATCTCCATCATTGAAAGCACTTTCATCAGTTAA
- the CRF1 gene encoding Crf1p (similar to Saccharomyces cerevisiae CRF1 (YDR223W) and IFH1 (YLR223C); ancestral locus Anc_8.434), producing the protein MPRETNKATLCPSTSSTVFFSSNNDERFNTPSDSSVSDISGVESSYTSPKRLKPELKNHSYKFSGNENTNELEGEAFLGSGFKTEADNAFNDQFTPACRTTYVSNKRNVNFEENPVGQLLDFPTSKNESCGLYYSTSASEISQNDEDIGVEIPGKDELHCCQTTLIDNDRPSTSQYSETESDIEFNEVVNFTPMEGMDKERRDPKSFEKKFVSGNFEEHTLLNSESGHYSGCNHSSRLNVSKNPHLNGDLHKSSEDEFNEPLNQISSLESLAINVEKGDTDYLYLSPREELSDSSCSSEGLVNNSCENDLNIEEVIYRDDESTDEDESLPPPDPKRKKIGSKACEILDSRRIGIKVPKLYIWSLSDKPFSVIDGLCTKSLYPLGDDVDTPESLSSSSINSQTEQKEDPTFDNDTMLTDLLDIGGPEVEKEASGYNEFTNKGLLDRPKGSLSSFRERNNCFQETNAHYNLNISKFRRSAAYCVSEDQIGVLYD; encoded by the coding sequence atgccgAGAGAAACAAATAAGGCTACTTTATGCCCATCAACCTCTTCGACtgtcttcttttcatctaataatgatgaaagatTCAATACGCCTTCGGACTCATCTGTAAGTGACATTTCGGGTGTAGAGAGTAGTTATACCAGTCCCAAACGATTGAAGCCAGAACTGAAGAATCATTCTTATAAGTTTTctggaaatgaaaatacgAATGAACTAGAGGGAGAGGCATTTCTTGGCAGTGGCTTTAAAACAGAAGCAGATAATGCATTTAATGACCAGTTTACACCAGCTTGCCGCACTACATATGTCAGTAATAAGCGGAATGTAAACTTCGAGGAGAATCCAGTTGGACAATTGCTCGATTTTCCAACAAGTAAAAACGAATCTTGCGGACTGTATTATAGCACCTCCGCCTCAGAAATTAGCCAAAATGATGAGGACATTGGTGTCGAAATTCCAGGAAAAGATGAACTCCATTGTTGTCAAACAACATTGATAGATAATGATAGGCCTAGTACCTCTCAATATTCAGAAACAGAATCAGATATCGAATTTAATGAGGTGGTGAATTTCACACCGATGGAGGGTATGGATAAGGAAAGAAGGGATCCAAAAtcgtttgaaaaaaaatttgttagCGGCAATTTTGAGGAACATACGCTATTAAACTCAGAAAGTGGCCATTACAGCGGCTGCAATCATTCCTCTCGATTGAATGTATCCAAAAATCCCCATCTTAACGGCGATCTGCATAAGAGCAGTGAAGATGAGTTTAATGAACCACTTAATCAAATCTCTAGTCTAGAAAGCCTCGCGATTAATGTAGAAAAAGGAGATACGGATTATCTCTATCTTAGTCCGAGAGAAGAACTATCCGATTCTTCATGTTCTTCAGAGGGCCTAGTAAATAATAGTTGTGAAAATGATCTGAACATTGAGGAAGTTATTTACAGAGATGATGAATCAACAGACGAAGATGAGAGCTTACCGCCTCCGGAtccaaaaaggaaaaaaattggttcCAAAGCTTGTGAAATATTGGATTCCCGGAGAATTGGTATAAAAGTACCAAAGTTATATATTTGGTCTTTAAGTGATAAACCCTTTAGCGTTATCGACGGGTTATGTACCAAATCTCTATATCCACTGGGAGACGACGTTGATACTCCCGAAAGTTTAAGCTCAAGCTCAATAAATTCACAAACGGAGCAAAAAGAGGATCCAActtttgataatgataCAATGTTGACCGATCTTTTGGACATAGGCGGACCTGAAGTGGAAAAAGAGGCCAGTGGTTACAATGAGTTCACGAATAAGGGATTATTGGATAGGCCAAAGGGATCGTTATCGTCTTTCagggaaagaaataattGTTTTCAAGAAACAAACGCACATTATAACCTGAACATATCAAAGTTCAGAAGGAGCGCGGCCTACTGTGTTAGCGAAGATCAAATCGGAGTATTATATGATTGA
- the HTB1 gene encoding histone H2B (similar to Saccharomyces cerevisiae HTB1 (YDR224C); ancestral locus Anc_8.438), whose translation MSAKAEKKPASKAPAEKKPAAKKTSTSTDGKKRSKARKETYSSYIYKVLKQTHPDTGISQKSMSILNSFVNDIFERIATEASKLAAYNKKSTISAREIQTAVRLILPGELAKHAVSEGTRAVTKYSSSTQA comes from the coding sequence ATGTCTGCTAAAGCCGAAAAGAAACCAGCCTCTAAAGCCCCAGCTGAAAAGAAGCCAGCTGCTAAGAAAACTTCTACTTCCACTGATGGTAAGAAGAGAAGCAAGGCTAGAAAGGAAACATACTCTTCTTATATTTACAAGGTTTTGAAGCAAACTCACCCAGACACTGGTATTTCACAAAAGTCCATGTCTATTCTAAACTCTTTCGTCAACGatatctttgaaagaattgcTACTGAAGCTTCTAAATTGGCGGCCTACAACAAGAAGTCTACTATTTCTGCCAGAGAAATTCAAACCGCTGTTAGATTGATCTTACCAGGTGAATTGGCTAAGCATGCTGTCTCTGAAGGTACTAGAGCTGTTACTAAGTACTCTTCCTCTACTCAAGCATAA
- the HTA1 gene encoding histone H2A (similar to Saccharomyces cerevisiae HTA1 (YDR225W); ancestral locus Anc_8.439), with product MSGGKGGKAGSAAKASQSRSAKAGLTFPVGRVHRLLRRGNYAQRIGSGAPVYLTAVLEYLAAEILELAGNAARDNKKTRIIPRHLQLAIRNDDELNKLLGNVTIAQGGVLPNIHQNLLPKKSAKATKASQEL from the coding sequence atgtcCGGTGGTAAAGGTGGTAAAGCTGGTTCAGCTGCTAAAGCTTCTCAATCTAGATCTGCTAAAGCTGGTTTAACATTTCCAGTCGGTAGAGTGCACAGATTGCTAAGAAGAGGTAACTATGCCCAAAGAATTGGTTCTGGTGCTCCAGTCTATTTGACTGCTGTCTTAGAATATTTAGCAGCTGAAATTTTAGAATTGGCCGGTAATGCTGCTAGAGATAACAAAAAGACCAGAATCATTCCTAGACATTTACAGTTAGCCATTAGAAATGATGACGAATTAAACAAATTACTAGGCAACGTTACCATTGCCCAAGGTGGTGTTTTGCCAAACATTCATCAAAACTTGTTGCCAAAAAAGTCTGCCAAGGCTACCAAGGCTTCTCAAGAATTATAA
- the ADK1 gene encoding adenylate kinase ADK1 (similar to Saccharomyces cerevisiae ADK1 (YDR226W); ancestral locus Anc_8.441) → MSGSESIRMVLIGPPGAGKGTQAPNLQERFHAAHLATGDMLRSQISKGTQLGLEAKKIMDQGGLVSDDIMVNMIKDELTNNPACKNGFILDGFPRTIPQAEKLDQMLKEQGTPLEKAVELKVDDELLVARITGRLIHPASGRSYHKIFNPPKEDMKDDITGEALVQRSDDNADALKKRLAAYHAQTEPIVDFYKKTGIWAGVDASQPPATVWADILKKLGKN, encoded by the coding sequence ATGTCTGGCTCAGAATCCATTAGAATGGTCCTAATTGGCCCACCAGGTGCCGGTAAGGGTACTCAAGCTCCAAATTTGCAAGAGCGTTTTCATGCTGCTCACTTGGCTACCGGTGACATGTTGAGATCTCAAATCTCAAAGGGTACTCAACTAGGTTTGgaagcaaagaaaattatgGACCAAGGTGGTTTGGTCTCAGATGACATTATGGTTAACATGATCAAGGATGAATTGACCAACAACCCAGCTTGTAAGAACGGTTTCATCTTGGACGGTTTCCCAAGAACTATTCCTCAAGCCGAAAAATTGGATCAAATGTTGAAGGAACAAGGAACTCCTTTGGAAAAAGCCGTTGAATTGAAggttgatgatgaattatTGGTTGCTAGAATCACGGGTAGATTAATCCATCCAGCCTCTGGTAGATCATACCACAAGATCTTCAACCCACCAAAAGAAGACATGAAGGATGATATCACTGGTGAAGCTTTAGTTCAAAGATCCGATGACAATGCCGatgctttgaaaaagagatTAGCTGCTTACCATGCTCAAACCGAACCAATTGTTGACTTTTACAAGAAGACCGGTATTTGGGCTGGTGTTGATGCCTCTCAACCTCCTGCCACCGTTTGGGCTGACatcttgaa